CTTCCCTCTCGGTAACCGTCTCCTCCTCGCCTATCTTCCGCCTCTTCAGCTCCTTAACCGGGACTAGCTTCTCAATCTCCTTAACTGGGAGGGCCTCCTTCTCAGCCAAGAGCTTCAATGCCCTGTCTATGGGCCTTTCCTCTGCATTAAGGCCTTTCTCCGTGATCTCTAGGACGAGCTTCCCGTCCTCTTTCTTAACATTCGCCCAGCCCTCCTTCCTGAGGAGGCCGACTATCGGCTTGAGCTCGTCCTCGCTGAGAACAGTCTTAAGGTCGTCGAGCGTGACCTTTCCCCTCTCGCGGAGAATCCCCAACGCCCTCCACTCGGGAAGGCCTATCTTCCCGTATCTCCTTCCGGTCTCGGTGATTCTAACAACGCGCTCGCTCCTCTCGTGGAGCTTTGCAAGGCCTTTCGCCTGCAGGCCGAGGACTGCCCTCATAACCGCTACCTGCTCGATGTTGGCTGCCTTGACGAGCTCCTCGAATCTGGTCTTTTTGAGTTCACCGAGCTTGATGAGCGTGAGCTTCTCCTGGTAGCTTAGCTCCATGGTGCCACCTCCCTGGTTGAGTCTGAGGCGAGTTACTTAAGAATTGCGGTGAAAATGGGAGAAGGGGAATCAGCCCTTGTGCGGGAAGAAGACGACCTTGCCGGTCTTTCCGGCACGCATCAGCTCGAAGGCTTCCTCGAACTTGTCGAAGCCCTTGTACTTGTGGGTGATTATCGGGTCGAGGTTGAGCTTTCCGCTCTGAATCAGGCTCGAAACGGTGTACCAGGTCTCCCAGAGGTGCCTTCCGGTTATGCCGTGTATTTCAAGGGCCTTGAAGATCATGAGGTTGTTGAAGTCGAGGGAGACGTCGCGCGGGAAGAGGCCGAGCAGTGAGACCCTCCCTCCTGGGGTTGTGGCTTTGAGGCCCTGCTCGAGGGCCTTCGGTGCCCCGCTGAACTCGAGGAAAACCTCAACACCGGCGCCGTCGGTTATGTCCATGACCGCCTTGACCGGGTCCTCCTCGAAGGGGTTGATGACGTAGTCCGCTCCAACCTTCTTCGCGAGCTTCCTCCTGAACTCGCTCGGCTCGGAGACTATGACCGGATAAGCGCCAGAGGCCTTGGCGACGGTGATTCCAAGGAGTCCGAGCGGGCCGGCTCCGGTTATGAGCGTGCTCCTTCCGGCTATCGGGCCAGCTAAGACGGTATCGACTGCATTGCCGAGGGGCTCCTGGAGGGCCGCGTACTCCGGCGGCATGTCCTTCGGGTTCTTCCAGGCGTTCTGGGCGGGAACTATGGCGTACTCTGCGAAGACACCGTCCATATCTACGCCGAAGATCTTGGTGTTCTGGCAGACGTGGTAGCGGTTGTGCTTGCAGGCGTAGCACTTGCCGCAGACGATGTGGGTCTCGACGCTTATGTAGTCACCCTCCTCCAGTGTATCGACGCCGGGGCCGACCTCGACCACCTCTCCCGCGACCTCGTGACCCATAATCTGGGGCGGCTTGATCCTGCTCTGCGCCCACTCGTTCCATTCGTAGATGTGCAAATCGGTTCCGCATATGCTCGTCGCGAGAACCTTGATGAGAACCTCACCCGGCCCGGGCTTGGGTACATCGACCTCAACGAGCTCGGCGCCGTAAGCGGGCTTGGTTTTCATGATGGCCGGCATCTTCTCGGTCATGGCAATCATCTCCTTAACTTTACAATGGATATCTGAACGGGGACGATATAAACCTTTTGCGGGGTTTCTGGGGTTTGGTTTTCCCCTTCACAATCGGAAACCTTATATCTTCCTTTGAGTATGTCTCTTGGGGGTCTGGAGATGGCGCTCGTGGTCGTAACGGGCAGGGGAGGCGCGGGGAAGACCACTACCACCGCGAACCTGAGCACCTTTCTTGCCATGCGGGAATACCGTGTTCTGGCCGTTGATGGTGATCTGTACCTCCCCAACCTCGGCTTTCACTTTGCCCTTGACACCGTCAAGTACACGCTTCACTCCCTCCTCAAAAACCCCGACCTGGACCCCGAGTGGGCGATTTACAGGCACCCGCAGACTGGCGTTCACGTGATGCCCGGGAGCACTCAGCTTCAGGACGTCCTCGGCATCTCCCCCCGAAAGCTCGTGGACATACTGGAGAGGGTTAAGTACAAGTTCGGGGTCGTTTTCGTGGATTCGCCCACGGGGATACCTTTTGACACCTTGCCGACGTTTGAAGTGGCGAACTATCAGATAATAGTCGTCGAGATTGAGCGCTCACCGATTTACTCCTTCGAGACTATGGTTAAGAACGAGATTGAAAAGCTCAAGGCACTGGGAGAAAGGTACAATCTCAACATCGGGGTGATTCTCAACAAGGTCCGCGAGTCCTCGGACGTGGTGGACAAAATCATCGAGGCTGTTGAGGAGGACCTTGATGTTCCCGTCCTTGGCTGGATCCCCTTCGACTACAACGTTCCCGAGTCCATCAACGTTGGAATTCCCGTCGTCAAGTACGCCCCCCGCAGCGATGCCGCCATAGCCTTTCAGGAGACGGGGGAGGTTATCGAGGAGTGGCTGTTCGGCTGATTTTGGAGGTGTTAAAATGGACGCGGAAAAGCTCGTTGAAAAAGTTGCAAGTGGGGAGATAAAGCTCCACCAGGTTGAGAAGTACACCGACAAGAGAACCGCAACGGAGGTAAGGAGGAAGGCCCTAGAGAAGAAGCTCGGCATTAAGCTGGAGCACATTGGACACTACAGCATAGACCCCGAGCAGGTTATAGGAAGGAACATCGAGAACATGATAGGCGTCGTCCAGATACCGATGGGGGTTGCCGGGCCGCTCAAAATCAACGGGGAGTACGCGAAGGGCGAGTTCTACATACCCCTTGCCACCACGGAGGGAGCCCTCGTCGCAAGCGTTAACCGCGGCTGCTCCGCCTTGACAGAGGCGGGTGGGGTGAAGACAACCATAATCGACGACAAGATGACCCGTGCACCGCTCCTCAAGTGCCCGGACGCGAGAAGGGCCAGGGAAGTTGCAGAGTGGGTTAAGGCCAACATCGACTACCTCCAGGAGAAGGCCGTCAGCAAGGTAACGAGGCACGGAAAGCTTAGGGACGTTAAACCCTTCATAGTCGGCAACAACCTCTACCTCCGCTTCGAGTTTGAAACAGGCGATGCGATGGGAATGAACATGGTGACCATCTCCAGCGAGGAGATAATGAAGGTCATCGAGGAGGAGTTCCCCGATGTCAAATACCTCGCCCTCTCCGGCAACATGTGTGTGGACAAGAAGCCCAACGCAATGAACTTCATCAACGGGCGCGGAAAGACGGTGATAGCCGAGGCGATAATCCCGCGTGAGATAGTCGAGAAGAAACTCAAGACCACCCCGGAGCTCATTGCCGAGGTGAACTACCGCAAGAACCTCGTCGGCTCCGCCCAGGCAGGCTCCTACGGCTTCAACGCCCACTTCGCCAACATCGTCGGCGCCATATTCCTCGCCACAGGCCAGGACGAGGCGCAGATTACAGAGGGCTCGCACGGTATAACCCTTGCTGAGGTGACTCCCGAGGGGAACCTTTACATAAGCATCACCATGCCGAGCCTTGAGATTGGAACGGTTGGCGGGGGAACGCGCGTCCCGACCCAGAGGGAGGCGCTAAGCATAATGGGCGTCGCCGGTGGTGGCGAACCGGCAGGAACGAACGCCAAAAAGTTCGCCGAGATCGTTGCGGGAGCCGTCCTGGCCGGGGAACTCTCGCTCCTTGCGGCTATAGCTGCCAAGCACCTCGCCAAGGCCCACAAGGAGCTGGGGCGCTAGAGGGAAACCCTCCCCACGAACCCTTTCTTTTCCGATGCCCTTATCGTTTTCTCCACGAACTTTTCCTCGAGCTCCGCTATCGCCCCCTTCCCCGCTTTGGGCCGAGGAGGTACTCAACAGGTGCAAAGATCGCACCGAGGAGAAGGGACCCCAAAGGCCGAGATTGAAGTAGTCGCTTATTGAAACTACCGCAAAGGTGGCACCCCGCTGACCTCCTCCCCGCCGTGAGGGACGAGGATTCGACTTAACCCCTCGCTAAGGACGGGAAGGTTTGAGGGTTTCTCATCAGGATAACCCTTGAAACGGGTTCCTCGAACCCGCCCTTCATGGGGCTTCCGCAGACAGGCAAGTTTGAGACTTCAAAGTTCGTAAAGCTTCTCGACAGATCGGTATCTGCCCCCAAAGTCACCTTTCAGAAAAGACGCCAGGAATCAAGTAAAGTTTAAGGGAAAAGAGTTCAGGCACTCTCCTCCTTGATAAGGACGGCGTTTACAACTCCGTCCTGGCCGGGCCTGCTGGTGACGATGGCCTTTCCTGCCTCGGTCTCGATGATGGCACCCTTGGTGATGATATTCCTCCTGACGTACTGCCTGTTGGCCGGGTTCTCGACGACGTTGAGTATCTTGACCTTCTTGCCCTTACCACCGTCGAAGACGTTGGCGTAGAGGGCCTCGATGAGGCGAACCTTCCTGTTTCCGCCGTAGGTCCTGATTATCTTCTTCTTTTCCCTGTCCTCGCCGACCTTGGTAAAGGCCGGCTCCCTTCCGAGCTCCCTCTTCCTCTTCTTCCTAGCGAGGATAATCCTTCCACCTGAAGGCTTCTTGAGTGACCTTCCCTGCCAGATAGCCATTCTTCTCACCTCATGAGATTGATATTCTCGTTTACAACCTATCGCCACTTTCGGAGGTTCGTTTATAAGCTTTTCTGGCTCGCGGGCTCAAAAAATTTAAAAGGCCTCCACCCATTACTCCAATGGGTGGTGGAATGGGGGCAATAGACGCGTTCGTAAGGACCTTTTCGCTCATGGTGGAGGCCAAGAAACTCTACATTCCCGCGCTGATATTCTCACTCCTCCTGGCACCGGTGGCGGCTTACCTGCTGCCGAGTGAACCGTCCTTTGAAATCACCCCGAACCAGACCACCAGCGGGGACGTGATAATAGAGCAGTACGGCGGGGACGTGGAGGGGGAGATAATCGACTTCCTTGTCCAGCTTGGTAAAGCCCTCGCGATACTTATTGCCATCAGCGCCGTCCTCGGTTCGATCGTCCAGTACGCCATCACGAAGGGTGCCCTCCTCCACGAGTCTGGGGAGGAGTACGGCATCGGCGAGCTTCTCCTCGACGGCCTCAAGCACCTTCCGGGGGTAATTGCAATAGAACTCATATTCATGGCCGTGGCCATTGCACTCGCCTCGGTCGCGCTTATCCCGGCAGTTCTGGGGGTGCTCTTCCTTCCGTGGGGCGCGGTGCTGATACTAATCGGGGTTCTGCTCCTCCTGGCGATTCTGGCCATCACCACGAGCATGACGGCAATAGCCATACCCCTCTACGCCGACAAAGGAAGAATAGGCGCGGCATTCAGCGCCTTTGGAATGGTCTTCGGAAACGTCCTCTCGAGCATCGC
This Thermococcus cleftensis DNA region includes the following protein-coding sequences:
- the tdh gene encoding L-threonine 3-dehydrogenase translates to MTEKMPAIMKTKPAYGAELVEVDVPKPGPGEVLIKVLATSICGTDLHIYEWNEWAQSRIKPPQIMGHEVAGEVVEVGPGVDTLEEGDYISVETHIVCGKCYACKHNRYHVCQNTKIFGVDMDGVFAEYAIVPAQNAWKNPKDMPPEYAALQEPLGNAVDTVLAGPIAGRSTLITGAGPLGLLGITVAKASGAYPVIVSEPSEFRRKLAKKVGADYVINPFEEDPVKAVMDITDGAGVEVFLEFSGAPKALEQGLKATTPGGRVSLLGLFPRDVSLDFNNLMIFKALEIHGITGRHLWETWYTVSSLIQSGKLNLDPIITHKYKGFDKFEEAFELMRAGKTGKVVFFPHKG
- a CDS encoding MinD/ParA family ATP-binding protein — translated: MALVVVTGRGGAGKTTTTANLSTFLAMREYRVLAVDGDLYLPNLGFHFALDTVKYTLHSLLKNPDLDPEWAIYRHPQTGVHVMPGSTQLQDVLGISPRKLVDILERVKYKFGVVFVDSPTGIPFDTLPTFEVANYQIIVVEIERSPIYSFETMVKNEIEKLKALGERYNLNIGVILNKVRESSDVVDKIIEAVEEDLDVPVLGWIPFDYNVPESINVGIPVVKYAPRSDAAIAFQETGEVIEEWLFG
- the hmgA gene encoding hydroxymethylglutaryl-CoA reductase (NADPH), whose translation is MDAEKLVEKVASGEIKLHQVEKYTDKRTATEVRRKALEKKLGIKLEHIGHYSIDPEQVIGRNIENMIGVVQIPMGVAGPLKINGEYAKGEFYIPLATTEGALVASVNRGCSALTEAGGVKTTIIDDKMTRAPLLKCPDARRAREVAEWVKANIDYLQEKAVSKVTRHGKLRDVKPFIVGNNLYLRFEFETGDAMGMNMVTISSEEIMKVIEEEFPDVKYLALSGNMCVDKKPNAMNFINGRGKTVIAEAIIPREIVEKKLKTTPELIAEVNYRKNLVGSAQAGSYGFNAHFANIVGAIFLATGQDEAQITEGSHGITLAEVTPEGNLYISITMPSLEIGTVGGGTRVPTQREALSIMGVAGGGEPAGTNAKKFAEIVAGAVLAGELSLLAAIAAKHLAKAHKELGR
- a CDS encoding 30S ribosomal protein S8e, which encodes MAIWQGRSLKKPSGGRIILARKKRKRELGREPAFTKVGEDREKKKIIRTYGGNRKVRLIEALYANVFDGGKGKKVKILNVVENPANRQYVRRNIITKGAIIETEAGKAIVTSRPGQDGVVNAVLIKEESA